The following are from one region of the Ruficoccus sp. ZRK36 genome:
- the ilvN gene encoding acetolactate synthase small subunit, whose product MRHTISALVENKFGVLARVAGMFSGRGFNIDTLNVGPTHDPLLSRITITVVAEAEGTLDQAIKQLDKLVNVIQVTHFSERTSFVARELVMVKIEADSKKRSEIVEIVDIFRAKIVDVSTDSIIIECTGNENKIRAFLELITPFGISEMARTGNVALSRGYRAER is encoded by the coding sequence ATGCGCCACACGATCTCAGCATTGGTTGAAAACAAGTTCGGCGTGCTCGCCCGAGTGGCGGGCATGTTCAGCGGACGTGGCTTCAACATCGACACGCTTAACGTCGGCCCGACCCATGATCCTCTTCTCTCTCGCATTACCATCACCGTAGTCGCCGAGGCAGAGGGGACGCTGGATCAGGCCATTAAGCAGCTGGATAAGCTGGTTAATGTCATCCAGGTCACGCACTTCAGCGAGCGCACCTCGTTTGTGGCGCGCGAGCTGGTCATGGTCAAGATCGAGGCCGACAGCAAGAAGCGCTCGGAAATCGTCGAAATCGTCGATATCTTCCGCGCCAAGATCGTAGACGTGTCCACGGATTCGATCATCATCGAGTGTACCGGCAACGAAAACAAGATCCGCGCCTTCCTCGAGCTGATCACACCCTTCGGTATTAGCGAAATGGCCCGCACCGGTAACGTCGCCCTTTCTCGCGGCTACCGCGCCGAGCGCTAA
- a CDS encoding META domain-containing protein, with the protein MTSLPLTLSALPASKSHSGRIVVKASRIEGDWVSTNLSGDAIWLVVKTVGVTFKKDGTFSATAQLHGGGTDTFSGPYHMDSGKIRLEPATEGTFICTYSIKQGTLTLYNAQHGITGTFQRGQLSTQSQPSEGSRGMPGMGF; encoded by the coding sequence TTGACATCTCTCCCGCTTACCCTCTCCGCCCTGCCCGCCAGTAAAAGCCACTCCGGGCGCATCGTGGTAAAGGCCAGCCGTATCGAGGGGGACTGGGTCTCGACGAATCTCTCCGGTGACGCCATCTGGCTGGTGGTTAAAACCGTCGGTGTGACCTTTAAGAAGGACGGGACTTTCTCCGCGACGGCGCAGCTGCATGGCGGCGGGACGGACACCTTTAGTGGGCCTTATCATATGGATAGCGGTAAAATCCGGCTCGAGCCTGCGACTGAGGGGACGTTTATCTGCACCTATTCGATTAAGCAGGGCACACTCACGCTCTATAATGCTCAGCATGGCATCACCGGGACGTTCCAGCGCGGTCAGCTCTCCACGCAGTCCCAGCCCTCAGAGGGGAGTCGGGGTATGCCCGGGATGGGCTTTTAA
- the hemC gene encoding hydroxymethylbilane synthase, with amino-acid sequence MTSQSLRLATRGSPLAMRQTELTLEWLREHLPETEFSVHEMVTTGDKQKQWSLEQRGGEGLFVKELEEALRSGQADVAVHSAKDLPAVQPDDLEIAGYLPRAEVNDVLVVREDIATPCFIATSSPRRRAQLKALYPCAVWSEIRGNVETRLKKVANGKVDATILAAAGLRRLGHFEWPGLAFRPFSPAQVIPAAGQGAIALQVRKGEGEALRAVLDEETGYAVETEKAVLAGMGGGCHTSIGVYCYNRNVSVYYEPIGTRHYQMRGNGDARERVVAEIVKDLGLSEDSE; translated from the coding sequence ATGACATCGCAATCGCTCAGGCTTGCTACCCGTGGCAGCCCCTTGGCTATGCGCCAGACCGAGTTGACGCTGGAGTGGCTCCGCGAACATCTGCCGGAGACGGAGTTCTCCGTGCACGAGATGGTCACCACCGGCGACAAGCAGAAGCAGTGGTCGCTCGAACAGCGCGGCGGCGAAGGTCTCTTCGTCAAAGAGCTGGAGGAGGCCCTGCGCTCTGGTCAGGCCGATGTGGCCGTGCACAGCGCCAAGGATCTGCCCGCCGTCCAGCCGGATGATCTGGAGATCGCCGGTTATCTGCCGCGTGCGGAGGTCAACGACGTGCTCGTGGTCCGTGAGGACATCGCCACGCCGTGCTTTATCGCCACCAGCAGCCCGCGACGCCGGGCCCAGCTCAAGGCGCTGTACCCGTGCGCGGTCTGGTCCGAGATCCGCGGTAACGTCGAGACGCGCCTGAAGAAGGTCGCCAACGGCAAAGTGGATGCGACCATCCTGGCGGCTGCCGGGCTTCGCCGTCTGGGCCACTTCGAGTGGCCGGGGTTGGCCTTCCGGCCCTTCAGCCCCGCTCAGGTTATCCCTGCCGCCGGGCAGGGCGCTATCGCCCTGCAAGTCCGCAAGGGTGAGGGCGAGGCTCTCCGCGCCGTGCTCGACGAAGAGACGGGCTATGCGGTGGAAACCGAAAAGGCCGTGCTCGCGGGCATGGGAGGCGGTTGCCATACCTCGATCGGCGTGTATTGTTATAACCGCAATGTATCGGTTTACTATGAGCCGATCGGTACGCGCCACTACCAGATGCGTGGTAATGGCGACGCACGCGAACGCGTGGTGGCCGAGATCGTCAAGGATCTGGGCCTGAGTGAGGATTCCGAATGA
- the ilvC gene encoding ketol-acid reductoisomerase, which yields MPAKVYTDKDADLKVLKGKTLAVIGYGSQGHAHALNLKDSGCKVIIGLYPKSKSVAVAKKQGFEVFDTAEAVKRADVIMLSIPDMVQPEVYEKDVLPNLTKGKTLVFCHGLCVHFGLIEPPKGVDTIMVAPKGPGHVVRSQYVEGKGVPALIAVLKGSSKGAKDVALAWAKGVGGTRAGVIQTTFKEETETDLFGEQAVLCGGCSALIQAGFETLVEAGYQPEMAYFECLHEMKLIVDLMVESGISGMRFSISETAEYGDVTRGPRVINDKSKKAMQAILKEIQDGKFTRQWVKEYKDGYPKFNELRKQGADHQIEKVGKRLRSLMPWVPKKDIKGAQASYTSK from the coding sequence ATGCCCGCCAAGGTCTATACGGACAAAGACGCGGACCTGAAGGTCCTCAAAGGAAAAACGCTGGCCGTCATCGGATACGGCTCACAGGGGCACGCCCACGCCCTCAACCTGAAGGATAGTGGCTGCAAGGTCATTATCGGCCTGTATCCCAAGAGCAAATCTGTCGCAGTCGCCAAGAAGCAGGGCTTCGAAGTCTTCGACACCGCCGAAGCCGTCAAGCGCGCCGACGTTATCATGCTCTCCATCCCGGACATGGTGCAGCCCGAAGTCTACGAAAAGGACGTCCTGCCCAATCTCACGAAGGGCAAGACTCTCGTATTCTGTCACGGCCTGTGCGTCCACTTCGGCCTGATCGAGCCGCCCAAGGGCGTTGACACCATCATGGTGGCCCCGAAGGGCCCCGGCCACGTCGTGCGCTCGCAGTACGTCGAGGGTAAGGGCGTTCCCGCGCTGATCGCCGTCCTCAAGGGCTCCTCCAAGGGCGCCAAGGATGTTGCTCTGGCCTGGGCCAAGGGCGTTGGCGGTACCCGCGCCGGTGTCATCCAGACTACCTTTAAGGAAGAAACCGAGACCGACCTCTTCGGTGAGCAGGCCGTGCTTTGCGGCGGTTGCTCCGCCCTGATCCAGGCTGGTTTCGAAACCCTCGTCGAGGCTGGCTACCAGCCCGAGATGGCTTACTTCGAGTGCTTGCACGAAATGAAGCTGATCGTCGACCTCATGGTCGAGTCCGGCATCAGCGGCATGCGTTTCTCGATCTCCGAGACTGCCGAGTACGGCGACGTCACCCGCGGCCCGCGCGTGATCAACGACAAGTCCAAGAAGGCCATGCAGGCCATCCTCAAGGAGATCCAGGACGGCAAGTTCACCCGCCAGTGGGTCAAGGAGTACAAGGACGGCTATCCGAAGTTCAACGAACTGCGTAAGCAGGGCGCTGATCATCAGATCGAAAAGGTCGGCAAGCGCCTGCGCTCGCTGATGCCGTGGGTCCCGAAGAAAGACATCAAGGGCGCCCAGGCTTCTTATACTTCCAAGTAA
- the cobA gene encoding uroporphyrinogen-III C-methyltransferase, with amino-acid sequence MSEGKVFLVGAGPGDPGLVTVRARELIETCDVLVYDYLANAELQSWVKADCELVYVGKRPGRHSIPQDKIEDILVKHANEGKQVVRLKGGDPFVFGRGGEEACRLHADGIEFEIVPAVTAALGAAACAGIPLTHREHSSSVCFLTGHEDMERGNMHVDFAKAAQLGGTLCIYMGMGHISEITDKLIAGGLPPETPVAVIEWATLPRQRSLCATLATVAEAKKKAGLKPPAIVIVGEVARYYGELNWFERRPLSGKRIAITRSREQAGELRGKLEALGAEVLSLPLIKITEAESHETVDVFDGMAHYDWVVFTSPNGARFFFKKFFEKFADLRSIGGVRIACIGESTAREVKSQHLAVDVIPETAVAESLAEALLTEQSLDSVNMLVVTGNRNRDVLIKRLEEEGHAIVDVLPVYTNEPSDMSEEPDAESFRQRGADAITFTSASTVENFVAQSGQLQLAKGATRPKAISIGPITSAAMKEKGVPIDAEAKESSIDALVAAIVKKLV; translated from the coding sequence ATGAGCGAAGGAAAAGTATTTCTGGTGGGAGCCGGTCCGGGCGATCCGGGCTTGGTCACCGTGCGTGCCCGCGAGTTGATCGAGACCTGCGACGTGCTCGTCTACGACTATCTGGCCAATGCCGAACTGCAGAGCTGGGTCAAAGCCGACTGCGAGCTCGTCTACGTGGGCAAGCGTCCTGGCCGTCATTCGATCCCGCAGGACAAGATCGAGGACATCCTCGTCAAGCACGCCAACGAAGGTAAGCAGGTCGTTCGCCTCAAAGGCGGCGATCCCTTTGTCTTCGGGCGCGGAGGCGAGGAAGCCTGCCGCCTGCACGCCGATGGAATCGAGTTCGAGATCGTGCCCGCCGTCACCGCTGCGCTTGGCGCGGCTGCCTGCGCAGGCATTCCGCTCACACACCGTGAGCACAGCTCATCCGTGTGTTTCCTCACCGGCCACGAGGACATGGAGCGTGGCAACATGCACGTGGACTTTGCCAAGGCTGCCCAGCTCGGCGGCACACTTTGCATTTATATGGGGATGGGCCACATCTCCGAAATCACCGACAAGCTGATCGCGGGCGGACTGCCGCCGGAGACGCCGGTTGCCGTGATCGAGTGGGCCACGCTACCGCGTCAGCGCAGCCTGTGCGCCACGCTCGCCACCGTGGCCGAGGCCAAGAAAAAAGCCGGGCTGAAGCCCCCCGCCATCGTCATCGTCGGCGAGGTCGCCCGCTACTATGGCGAGCTGAACTGGTTTGAACGTCGCCCGCTCTCCGGTAAGCGCATCGCCATCACCCGCTCGCGTGAGCAGGCCGGTGAACTGCGTGGCAAGCTCGAAGCCCTCGGGGCCGAGGTGCTTTCGCTGCCCTTGATCAAGATCACCGAGGCTGAGTCGCACGAGACCGTGGATGTCTTTGACGGCATGGCGCACTACGACTGGGTGGTCTTCACCAGCCCCAACGGCGCGCGCTTCTTCTTCAAAAAGTTTTTCGAAAAGTTCGCCGACCTGCGCAGCATCGGCGGTGTGCGTATCGCCTGTATCGGCGAGTCCACCGCCCGCGAGGTCAAGAGCCAGCACCTGGCCGTGGATGTCATCCCCGAGACCGCCGTGGCTGAGAGCCTGGCCGAGGCACTCCTGACCGAGCAGAGCCTCGACAGCGTGAACATGCTCGTGGTCACGGGTAACCGTAACCGCGATGTGCTCATCAAGCGTCTCGAAGAGGAGGGCCACGCCATCGTCGATGTGCTGCCCGTTTACACAAACGAGCCCAGCGACATGAGCGAGGAGCCCGATGCGGAGTCCTTCCGCCAGCGTGGAGCCGACGCCATCACCTTTACCAGCGCCAGCACGGTGGAGAACTTCGTGGCCCAGAGCGGCCAGCTCCAGCTCGCCAAGGGCGCAACCCGCCCCAAGGCCATCAGCATCGGCCCGATCACCAGCGCCGCCATGAAGGAAAAGGGCGTGCCCATCGACGCCGAGGCCAAAGAATCCTCCATCGACGCACTCGTCGCAGCT
- a CDS encoding hydroxyacid dehydrogenase, with the protein MNKPRSIFLLKKPLCGTIYSESAMTEIARLTENDGKVYEGEDILANPEDFRDVEIIFSGWGSPVMDEKILEALPSLKGFFYGAGSVRYLVTDAFWERDILLTSAYTGNAVPVAEFTVASVIFSLKRAWSAREELLSGKRGPWSPPGVYSGSRVGIISLGAIGRLVCQRLSAFSLDVVAYDPFASDSVFEELSVRRAPSLESIFAECDVVSLHAPKLPETLNMITGELLEMMPQNATFVNTSRGAIVDEAAMIRVLEKRPDLFAVIDVITDESQYCTTPLLKMPNVFLTPHIAGSMGRECHRLGDMAVEECRRFIAGEKPVVPVTAQNIVRMA; encoded by the coding sequence ATGAATAAGCCCAGATCCATTTTTCTTCTTAAGAAGCCCCTCTGCGGGACTATTTACAGCGAGTCGGCCATGACCGAGATCGCCCGTCTGACCGAAAACGACGGAAAAGTCTACGAGGGTGAAGACATTCTGGCCAACCCCGAGGACTTCCGGGACGTTGAGATCATTTTCTCTGGCTGGGGCTCCCCCGTCATGGATGAGAAGATCCTGGAGGCACTCCCCTCCCTTAAGGGCTTCTTCTACGGTGCCGGCAGCGTCCGCTACCTCGTGACGGATGCCTTCTGGGAGCGCGACATCCTGCTGACCAGCGCATACACGGGTAATGCCGTGCCGGTGGCCGAGTTCACCGTGGCCAGTGTCATCTTTTCTCTGAAGCGCGCCTGGAGCGCGCGCGAGGAACTGCTCAGCGGCAAGCGCGGCCCGTGGTCGCCCCCCGGTGTCTACAGCGGCTCACGCGTTGGTATCATCTCGCTGGGGGCTATTGGCCGCCTCGTGTGCCAGCGGCTGTCGGCCTTCTCGCTGGACGTCGTCGCCTACGACCCCTTTGCCAGCGACTCGGTCTTTGAAGAGCTCTCCGTGCGCCGGGCGCCGAGCCTGGAGTCCATCTTTGCCGAGTGTGACGTGGTTTCCCTGCATGCCCCCAAGCTCCCCGAGACTCTGAACATGATCACGGGCGAACTGCTTGAGATGATGCCGCAGAACGCGACCTTTGTGAACACCTCACGCGGGGCCATCGTCGATGAGGCTGCCATGATCCGCGTGCTGGAAAAGCGGCCCGACCTGTTCGCCGTCATCGACGTCATCACCGACGAGAGCCAGTACTGCACCACGCCTTTGCTGAAGATGCCCAATGTCTTCCTGACTCCGCACATCGCCGGCTCCATGGGCCGCGAATGCCACCGCCTCGGCGACATGGCCGTGGAGGAATGCCGCCGCTTTATCGCCGGGGAAAAACCCGTCGTGCCGGTGACTGCGCAGAACATCGTCCGCATGGCCTAG